The DNA window ctgaTGCAAGTGATcatatttcttcttcatttcatgatgctgccactttattggTGGAAAACATGCGGGCTATTGGCgaacaaatcagtaggagtattgcctccgatgtgGTAGTGCAACAAAAGTCAGaagaattccagatcatccaagaaAAAGTCGTAAATTTATATCCAACATTATGTGAAATAGAAGGTTTAACTGTGGATGAGCGCTATCGAGCATTGAGCAAAATTTCAGATCATCCAACGCAAAttctcattttctttagtttaccttcctTTGTGCGGTTGGAATGGGTCAGCagatttcttgctgaccattaaaaatcatggttctgttgatgatattttagtaactttttgtgtttgtaatatttAAGATGATATGTCATTACAATGTTCTAACTTTtaatgttgtaaaattttataacatatggattatgacatataaactaatgaaatcatgtaatcttttgttaatatatgaatattatgtttatgcaaaatataattttcaagttatttattacttctaatatttttttattgtagaataattaaattatttgtttcactaatgatattttaacacattaaatatgtattgcggtttaaaaataataaagtagattatatatgatttttatagtattatatattatgattttaataaattcatataagaataattatattaagaattttattaaattatatatttttattaaattatatttaataataattatgttaaaatatgattaaattatttattatttatattaataatcttattaaaatttaataacaataacaataatcatcaacctcaaaaaaaaattctgctaaaggtattctagtcattttagtttttcttccttatactattacaatatcatttcattcaaccaaatacaagaatactattacagttttattccattccattcaaccaaacaattgaattactattacagttctattctatTACAGTtttattccattacagcgaaccaaacttGCAGTAAGAATAGAAAATGAAAAGccaaaagtgaaaattaaaaaagaaaaaaaaaaccagcgAACAAGGGAGTGGAGAGTAGACTGGTAGTTTTTCCTTTCTTAAGCCAAGCTTCCTTGCAGTTGCAGAAACCAAAAActaaaagcaaaagcaaaagtaAAAGCAAAAGCAATCATCTGTGGATGCTGCCGCACTCGAACATGCCACGGGAAGACAACCAGGTTCCATTACTATCCGACCAGGATGTTGCGTACGAGTCCGGCGAAAAAGTTCACATCCTCGGAATCAATGAACCGGACGAGGAAGGGTCATCGGTTGTCCCACCTTTTTCCTGGAAAAAGCTATGGCTTTTCACTGGACCTGGTTTTTTAATGTCAATCGCGTTTCTGGATCCTGGGAATTTAGAAGGGGACCTTCAAGCCGGAGCAATAGCCGGTTACTCCTTGCTGTGGCTGTTGATGTGGGCTACGGCTATGGGGTTGCTGGTTCAACTTTTGTCGGCTCGGCTTGGTGTGGCGACGGGAAGACACTTGGCTGAGCTGTGTAGAGAAGAGTATCCGACTTGGGTTAGCATGGTTCTGTGGGTAATGGCAGAGCTGGCTCTGATTGGAGCCGATATACAAGAAGTTATTGGCAGTGCCATTGCTATTAAGATTTTGAGTAACGGTATTTTGCCTTTGTGGGCTGGCGTTGTTGTTACAGCTTCTGATTGgtcagttttttttttgttttatatgggATTTTATGCTCATtgaagtttttgtttttttaaatctgAATTTTCAAGGTTTGGTTTATTCCTTTAAAACTATGGTAGCTTGAATCAGTGTTTGTCTCTTAAAATATTATAGAAGCTAATACTAATCAACCATTAGTAAATTTAAGAGGAGGCTTGTTTGATGTTATAGTTGAGTCAAATCCTTTTAAAATCCCATGCCTAAGAGTGCGAAATAGCAGTATGCTAACCTGGCTCTTACTTGCTTTTCCCTGTTACAGTTTTATCTTGTTGTTTCTTGAAAATTATGGGGTTAGGAAGCTGGAAGCATTTTTTGCAGTCCTTATTGCAACTATGGCAGTCTCATTTGCTTGGATGTTTGGTGAAACAAAACCCACTGGCACTGAACTTCTTCTTGGTGAGGAAATACCCTCCATTGGCAGTAGCGGTTGCTTTTTTGGttacctttcttttccttctctctatttgttaataaaatttatacCATATTCTCAGGTGTTTTGATTCCGAAACTCAGCTCTAAAACCATCAAGCAGGCTGTGGGAGTCGTTGGCTGCATTATTATGCCTCACAACGTATTCTTGCACTCTGCCCTTGTGCAATCAAGAGAAATTGATTACAGCAAGAAGGGTCGGGTGCAAGAAGCTCTCAATTATTACTCAATAGAGTCCACTGTTGCACTTATAATTTCCTTTACAATCAATCTTTTCGTTATGACTGTATTTGCCAAGGCATTCTATGGTACAGAAATAGCCAGTAGTATCGGCCTCGTGAATGCAGGGCAATATCTTCAAGAAAAATACGGAGGTGGATTATTCCCAATTTTATATATATGGAGTATTGGGTTGTTAGCAGCAGGACAAAGTAGCACTATCACCGGCACTTATGCTGGCCAGTTTATCATGGGAGGTTTCCTGAACCTGAGAATGAAAAAATGGCTAAGAGCATTAATCACAAGGAGTTGTGCAATTATTCCTACAATTGTAGTTGCTCTTGTTTTCAATACTTCTGAAGCAGCACTAGATGTCTTAAATGAATGGCTTAATGTGCTTCAGTCAATTCAAATCCCTTTTGCTCTTCTCCCACTACTTTGTCTGGTATCCAAGGAGCAAATCATGGGTACCTTCAAAATTGGCCCTGCACTCAAGGTATGCTGCTAATTTCACAGTATGCATCTGTATGCTTGCTGCCATTAGTAATTTTGTCTGTATTCTTGCATCGACTGTGGCGTGAGTTAATATTATTCTATTGGTAAAGTTTGATCAGTGGCTGTTTGTCGCGATGACCTAGAGATCATGATTGGCTCTTATTTAAGAACAACTCATTATCTCGATGAACTGGAGTTCTAGATTCAGTACAATTCCACTCTTGTAAATTGTTATATTGGGCTCCTTGATGTTATACCTGGTGCCTGTACTGTTTCATTATGAAAACTATTGACTTGTGCGAGTTTATCAGTTCGACTCGCTTGTTGATCAAAATTTTCATCCCTGCACCAGTCACGAGAGTGCTATTTTATGCAGTTACACTTTCCCTCTCTCTTGTGCAGATAGTTGCATGGCTTGTGGCAGCGCTGGTGATAGTGATCAATGGGTACCTTTTACTTGATTTCTTCTCCTCCGAAGTCACTGGCGTAATCTTTACCACCGTAGTCTGTGCATTTACAGGAGCTTATCTTGCATTTATTGTTTACCTTGTTTATTGGGGATTTACTTTATCTGTTCGGCGCCATATGTTACCCGCTAAACTGGCACAAGGCATGGAGTGATAGGTCTTAGACAAACTTGTCAAGCTAAGATATCAGAAACCATAGGGACACCATCAAACACAGTCTTTCCACTGATGATTTTGTCTAGTTGAAGGCTTGAAGCATGTCTTTTTCGTGTATGCATCCGTATACGGGCTTTATGTACAGAGTTCATTTTAGTAGCTTACTTCTCGACATACTGTATCAAACAACACGGTCGTAGGTTTGGATAGTATCCTGCCGTATACAGGGATTGAAGATAGAGGCTGTAACAATGACATTCTTTTGAAACATTTGAAGGAGCTAAACTATGTATTATAGACAAATGTATTAGAAAAATTTACGAGGAAGCTGCTATCGACTGTTTGCTTGTATACTGCAACTGGTTTACGAGGATGGTTGATGTCTTCCATTGAAACTTTCTTTGTCTTATATTGTTAaattgttttttgtttctttatgaatttatttgtgtAATTAAGAACGGTTCAACTGAAGCTTGTAGCAATGCCCTTGAACTACTAGTGACGTTTCTCAACCATGGCCAGCAGCATTGGGCAACATGTTAAACACACAAGTAATATGTGTgccattattattaaattaggataaactacattagtagtcatccaactattaataaatttttttgtcacctaactgtgaaaagttataaaatggttacTCAACTATTTAGTAAATCTCTTTTTGGATCACCCAATTATAAAAAAGTACAAAATGGTCACCCAATTATTCATTTTAATTGGTCACCTAGCTgtccattttttttatagttttggtTTTCTTTGTGACATGAAGAGTtcattttaaaagaatgagaaaatataaaaattatcttgaattttttttgtatattttcaaacaaatttagctgataaatttatttttttagctttttaagtGAAATAGTCACAAAGAAAAGCGAAACTGTAGAAAAGACCAAAGTACACGATATATAAATGTTGAAAGTTAGATTTTTTTAGAAACAAGACTGAATTTACACAATATATAAATGTAAGGggttaaagttactattatgCCAATATTAAAAGTTGTTATAGTTAGTTTGTTGAtaaccaaaaaagacaaaatttaatagttgggtgaccattttgtaatttttatagttGGATGACTAAAAAGGATATTTACTAATAGTTAAGTAACCAAAaatgaaatttactaatagttaggtgactactagtgtagtttgcccataaaactattaaatacatcaaaatatgtaatttaccaaaaaaatacaaaataaaaacgACAACGTTTGAGACTTATTCAAACGTCAGTAgttaatgtatttttaaaaaagtagAATGCGGAAGTTGGTTAGAGAAGAAACAGAAAAATCCAAATATTCTAAATTTCAATTCCATCCAAACGCCTTAGTTCCaatttttgtttgtgttttatAATCATCGTCAGTTTTGGTGCGAAAGCTCATTTGTGATACACTCCGCTGACTGGCCTCTCATTTGGCATGGCATGGCCACTCGTTAACCTCAACGTCGCTTTCTTCTTCCTCATCTTTCTCCTCTCCCAATCATGCCTCTCCATATCACTGCCACTCCTCCTCCCTCCACCTCACCCCCGCGCTCGCCCCGCCATGGTCCTCCCTCTCTTTCCTTCTCCCAAGAATACCTCTACAACTTTTCCCGACTCTTCTCATCGCCTACTGAGATCCGATTCTAACTCTTCTCATCCCTACGCTCGCATGCGACTCTACGACAACCTCCTCAGCCGCGGGTAccctattatttcttttattagtaGTAGtcttattttcttaaaataatattttttcctTTCTTAAAGGAAGATTTTCGATGATTTGAGATTCCTAAAGGTATTACTCTACGCTTCTATGGATCGGGACACCTCCGCAGAGATTTGCTCTTATAGTGGATACTGGAAGCACTGTCACTTACGTTCCTTGCGCTATGTGTGAAAAATGTGGTACTCATCAGGTGatgttaaaatttcattcatctaTATTAAATCGTTAGACTATTAAAATCGTTAGGAGTTTCAAACAatctatattaaattaaaaaacaatgtaattgtaaaatttaacatgCGTATAGATGTAATGTATAATTGTATAACAAGATAGGTGTAAATGTAGCATTaatgattatttttcaaattcatgtgtTACCTTTTTAAATATGTACACATATGTTAGCAAAAGCATGATTTTGGGTGCACTGAAACcgtttataaaaaatatattaaatttcaactaaggttaaaatatgttgttaatcctatatttagataaaattcaaaatttgaaatttaaaatcattagccttgttagtattttttttgtcaaaatttgtcaaACTTGGCATGTTTGTTAAACTACCCTTAACATTTCATTTCGTTGACAAATTTGAtagaaattacaaaatataatgattagactagaatttttaaattaaaaaataggaggtataatttttaacttttaaagtacatgactaaatctcaaattttggatgaatacagggactaatagcatattttaaccttcagctaatataaatatgcatttcaatTGAAAAGAATTAGAATCCAAATCTTTAAAATCATATTCCCAATCTCAGGTAATTAGTGTATTCCGAGCATATTAGGGCTAGAGAGTAGAAAAACTCCTATCTCATTTCTTTAGCCATTACTCTACTTATTTAGATATTCGATTCTAGGCTTTATTTGGTCGTTGATTGCATCTTCTTTTAGAAGCAAAAACAAGGGatggttttttaaaaaaagaaaaaagaagttaaatgtaaaaaattacagcttttacatatataataattttttacatatGTTAATATGCAAAATCGAACTATTTGTTTATAGCAATTTTTGTGGGACAGAAAAAGCACGTAGCAATGCAGCCTTAATGATTTGCAGCGAAAGTTTTAATCATGTTGGCTCAACAAAACCTTCTTAGGTGGTCAAGCTAATAGGTTTCTGATATGTTTATATCAGGACCCAAAGTTTCAACCCGAGTTGTCCAGTACTTACCAACCTGTAAAATGCAATTTGGATTGCAATTGCGACAAAGACAGGGATCAATGTATATATGAAAGACAGTATGCTGAAATGAGTGTCACCAGCGGTATCCTTGCTGAGGATGTTATTTCATTTGGGAATCTAAGTGAACTTTCGCCCCAGCGTATTGTTTTTGGTTGTGAAACTGAGGAAACTGGTGAGCTTTACAGACAACATGCTGACGGCATTATTGGATTGGGCCGCGGTGATCTCAGCATTGTTGACCAGCTTGTGGAGAAAGGTGTGATTAGCGATTCATTCTCATTATGTTATGGTGGAATGGATGTTGGTGGGGGCGCTATGGTTCTTGGTGGTATATCTGCCCCATCAGACATGATTTTCAGTTATTCGGATCCTGTACGCAGGTATGTTCTGTAAACGTTTTGATCTCAGAGGATAGAGTACCTCGTCAACTTCCTAACAAAAACATTCGATACATCCCACACATTTACTCTAGTTTCGGGATGGAAACAGTCCATATTACAACATTGACTTGAAAGAGATGCATGTTGCCGGGAAGAAGCTAGATTTGGACCAATCTGTTTTTGATCGAAAGTTTGGAACTGTTTTGGATAGTGGTACGACATTTGCATATTTTCCAGAAGCAGTGTTTGAGGCGTTCAAGGACACTGTAAGATTTTGTTCCCATAAATTAATCgtagttaaaatttttgttaggCCTATTAATGCATTCTCACTAGTCTGTTTTTCTCTCCTGCCTAAGTGACTTAAAATTTTCACTCTTCATCCTTGATGGCATTGATATGGGGATCATTGAAGCTTTATTCCAATAATTTTACGTATTTACATGAGATGACTACATGCTTTATAGATTAACCTATTAAACTTAAAAACTTGATTGTGATTGTTCTTTTCCCTCTATCTCATATTTGCATCTTTATATTGAAGATTATGAAGGAACTTAATAGCTTAAAGCAGGTCAGCGGCGCTGTTCCAAGTTACAATGATACATGCTTT is part of the Gossypium hirsutum isolate 1008001.06 chromosome D11, Gossypium_hirsutum_v2.1, whole genome shotgun sequence genome and encodes:
- the LOC121223049 gene encoding aspartic proteinase 36 isoform X1, with the protein product MAWPLVNLNVAFFFLIFLLSQSCLSISLPLLLPPPHPRARPAMVLPLFPSPKNTSTTFPDSSHRLLRSDSNSSHPYARMRLYDNLLSRGYYSTLLWIGTPPQRFALIVDTGSTVTYVPCAMCEKCGTHQDPKFQPELSSTYQPVKCNLDCNCDKDRDQCIYERQYAEMSVTSGILAEDVISFGNLSELSPQRIVFGCETEETGELYRQHADGIIGLGRGDLSIVDQLVEKGVISDSFSLCYGGMDVGGGAMVLGGISAPSDMIFSYSDPVRSPYYNIDLKEMHVAGKKLDLDQSVFDRKFGTVLDSGTTFAYFPEAVFEAFKDTIMKELNSLKQVSGAVPSYNDTCFSGISSDVSQLSKTFPTIELVFENQQKLLLTPENYLFRHSKVQGAYCLGIFQNGMDPTTLLGGIIVRNTLVTYDRKDSKIGFWKTNCSELWERLHVTSAPSPSPSPSPSPFPFPSPSPSPSPSSSSGKENSTFEMPPISAPEESPIYALIGEIEIGEISLDLALNVNHSYLKPRLVMLLEFMAKELGVNGSQVHLLNFTSEGNISFIKWSIVPSGSATYISNTTAINIISRLAEHRLMLPDDLGNYQLVQWEVKPPSKQTWWQRQYLVVLLGIMMFIIAGLTASGIWLWSRRRQPQIPYQPVDGAAREHELQPLQS
- the LOC121223048 gene encoding metal transporter Nramp3; translated protein: MLPHSNMPREDNQVPLLSDQDVAYESGEKVHILGINEPDEEGSSVVPPFSWKKLWLFTGPGFLMSIAFLDPGNLEGDLQAGAIAGYSLLWLLMWATAMGLLVQLLSARLGVATGRHLAELCREEYPTWVSMVLWVMAELALIGADIQEVIGSAIAIKILSNGILPLWAGVVVTASDCFILLFLENYGVRKLEAFFAVLIATMAVSFAWMFGETKPTGTELLLGVLIPKLSSKTIKQAVGVVGCIIMPHNVFLHSALVQSREIDYSKKGRVQEALNYYSIESTVALIISFTINLFVMTVFAKAFYGTEIASSIGLVNAGQYLQEKYGGGLFPILYIWSIGLLAAGQSSTITGTYAGQFIMGGFLNLRMKKWLRALITRSCAIIPTIVVALVFNTSEAALDVLNEWLNVLQSIQIPFALLPLLCLVSKEQIMGTFKIGPALKIVAWLVAALVIVINGYLLLDFFSSEVTGVIFTTVVCAFTGAYLAFIVYLVYWGFTLSVRRHMLPAKLAQGME